A window of Pecten maximus chromosome 12, xPecMax1.1, whole genome shotgun sequence genomic DNA:
CCTCCCTCCTATAACCCGTTCTCGGACTACTCCCCAACTCGTGTAGTATCCCAAGTTAACCCATTCCCTCCCTCCTATAACCCGTTCTCGGACTACTCCCCAACTCGTGTAGTATCCCAAGTTAACCCATTCCCTCCCTCCTATAACCCGTTCTCAGACTACTCCCCAACTCGTGTAGTATCCCAAGTTAACCCATTCCCTCCCTCCTATAACCCGTTCTCAGACTACTCCCCAACTCGTGTAGCGTCCCAAGTTAACCTATTCCCTCCCTCCTATAACCCGTTCTCAGACTACTCCCCAACTCGTGTAGTATCCCAAGTTAACCTATTCCCACCCTCCTATAACCCGTTCTCAGACTACTCCCCAACTCGTGTAGTATCCCAAGTTAACCTATCCCCTCCCTCCTATAACCCGTTCTCAGACTACTCCCCAACTCGTGTAGTATCCCAAGTTAACCTATCCCCACCCTCCTATAACCCGTTCTCAGACTACTCCCCAACTCGTGTAGTATCCCAAGTTAACCTATCCCCACCCTCCTATAACCCGTTCTCAGACTACTCCCTATAACTCGTGTAGTATCCCAAGTTAACCTATTCCATTCCTCAGAGAACTTAAAGACTCGCTGATACGGCGAAGAATGGTCCACTCGCCAAATGTCTTTATTCTGGAAAACAGGAACTGACGACATAGTTGTAACTAACAGTAACATAGCTACGATGACGTCATTGTTCATATAACGTGCATTTTCCTGACAACGAAGATGGTTCACAGCGGGTCGGGCCTCAGACGAAGTGAAGCTTGTGATGGTGAAATCAACTACTAGTGAAAGCTTAGACGAGGCTTTCCAACAGAGGTAAGAATAAACGTGTTCAAAGTGCCAAGGTACAAAATTTAAAACTAGTACATGCGGCTGTATTTTactttatcttttaaatttgaGATTTGAAGCAGATATTGGACGTTAGAGGCTTATACGCCGATAATTTTGGATTATATAGACATATTTGGttacttattttttatttcGGGAAGAGAAATAAACAGTtgcttttatatataatatatcgacCAGGGCTAGTCCGGCCTCGTTTAGAGAAGTCGAAGTTTATAAATGATGTATCAGGAGAGGAAAACGGCAGTGACCAGACCGTGACTCGAACCCGGGGCCTCCGAACTTTAGACGGATGCTCTAatcatttgagctacctggccaccGGCGTCCAGTCTAATCCAGTTCCGCTAAGTAtctccctccttcaacaaagACCCCGAAGACAGACGAAATCCTATAACCACTTCCGTGGGTATTTTGCTGGGCGCCAAAAGTAACAGGAGAGGGGAAATGCAACTACCATCTCGGgactcgaacccgggacctccgaactctagacagACACATTTTAGTTACCTGGCCACCGGCTCTCAGCCCAACCAGTTCCTCTGCAGTGacgtatatatttatatggatTGTAGAGAAAGGCGTATCCAatacaatttaaaataaatacaagttATTAAATTCGATTAAATACGCGTGTGTCGGATAGTAGGACAGTAGGATAGTAGAGTTTAGGACATTGATGTCAattcttaatagaaaaaaaatataacttcCACGCTGTGACCAAAGAACTAAGTCCTAAGATGTGCACATGGTACCACCGGTATCATGGAGCAGCATGAACGTGTTCGTCTCTCAATATCCAACAACTGCACAATGTGTTGTGATACTGTGCTCTCGTGCATGACAGAATCCCTATTATAGAGACATGGTTAGACAACttggcccagttgttcaaaaggttaACAGCAGGTTAACAATAGTTTCAAAAtcttgataaaatcatttctggtaaaacaaaattaaaaatcttCAGTCTTTTCCTACCTGTGGCTTATCACACCGGAgacccgggttcgatccctgtCGGCAAGAATCTTCCCCCGCATTCTTTAACCATATGAAGAAGTTATATATCGCACAACCACGGTACCATTTGTCCAAATATTACAGTCATGGCCCTGTTCAACTTATAACGAAAATATTTCCAGTTGACATTTGACAGGGGATGAAGACTCGAGTTGCCTTTTAATGCTAACACATTATACCAAAATGTTTTATAGAAGATATAGAGATAATTCACGAGTAATAAGATGTGTTTATCAAAGTCATCCCTtccagtaattttttttttaaattttgtttttagacTTACGATCATTGATGAACCTTGGCTAACTGGCTGTAGGTTAGCCGAGACTCGACTGTCACGGAGGGACCAGCATGTACCACGTCACGGACAGGTGGGCGTGGTCCAATACTACAGGGACACGGGGATACATTAGCATATGTTCTGCTACACAGACCAATTTTCAGGCCTCTGTGACAGAAATACCATTATTTAATAAGCGATGTTTCTAAGCAGCATTGATGAATATACAGACAGATATGGACACACAGATATGGACACACAGATAGAATTTCGTTCAGTACTAGTACAGGAATGAACAAAGTCATGCCCAGAACTTCAAAATCACGAACGTTCACTAATTTATTAGGAACAACGATTCTTTTAGaataataaacattttcttatttatctttttgGTCACAAAGAGTTATCTGGAAGTAAAGCATTGCCTAATGACGCCCGTCACTTTTAGGTATCTTAAATTAAAAACTAACAGATTAAAAGTTAAAACGAAATGATTTCCAACTGTTTTTCATTAGTTTTTCTTTAGTTTTTTCCTTCCATTTCGTTCGCCTTTCACGGATGACCTTTTTGTACCATGTCATTCCAGAGAAGACCGTCTTCAGAAGTCAGGAATAAAGTCAAATCGAGGAGACCCTTACCAGAAAATAAGCCTGAACAAAACGAAAGCACAGCCAATGAACGGAAACGGTTATTCCAATTTGGTAAATGACATTAACGTTCTGACGTAGACAAAGCATAACTGTGTCCTAACCTGTTAGACAGGTTATGATGGTGTCCGGACTGACGAGGTTCTGGTGTAGATAACACATACTTGTATCCTGTCTAAAGAGGTTCTGATATACACAGTTTATAATTGTGTTCATAATAAAGAGGTTCTGGTGTAGGCAAGACATACAGTTTATGATTGTGTTCATACTAAAGAGGttctgatatagacagtgtatgaCTGTGTCCATTCTTAAGAGGTTCTGATGTAGGCAAGACATACTTGTGTCCTGTCTAAAGAGGTTCTGATATAGACAGTTCATAATTGTACCTGGACTAAAGAGTTTCTGATGTAGACGAGACATAATTGTTTCCAGACTAAACAGGTTCTTATGTAGACGACACATAACGGTATCCATGCTGACGAGGTTCTGATTTAGACAGATTATAACTGAGACATATTAAAGAAGAAATAATTTCTGGTTTAGAAATGACTGTATCAAGACAAAAAACGTTCGATAAAACTCATATAACCTTGGTTTATTGTTCAATTACAGACGGTGACCAAGTCCATCAATGTATACAACCTGCGTTTGACACACCCAAGCGTTCACGGGTAAGTTATGATATGGGGAGATGTTGGTTCATCAGCGTCATAGTTCAGTCCGAGAAATACTTTGTAATCGTTAACAAAATATACACGTCTAAGTGTTGTTCTATTAAACAGTTAATTTCATCCCCATGAACATCGTCGATTAAAACGGATCTATTACGGATTACATATTTCAAGACCTCACAGCGTGATTTTTAGCTTGTTGCAggttacattttaaaataattcttCCAGGGTTCGACATATGGCAAGTATCCGTCATCTGACGTAATCTGTCCACAGAGAGGCCACACAAGGTAAGCGTAAAACCtccatattttattaaaccCGGACCATACCACGAAAAACGGGTACAATACGCCATCTTCATCAGAGTTATTTAGTTTGCCTTTTAGAATAATCATACAATAAATTAGTCCCAATAAAAGCTGAACTTCACACACTTATTATTGAAATACACGTGtagcttgtttttttttcatgtctACAGGTCAAGTGTCAAAGTTACGGTAAACTAAATCTAAACGTCAAGCACTTCTTACTGTAATTGCTCAATTTTGAGGTCTAAAAGCCAAATTTCAAGGTCACGGTtagtaaagaaaaaaatggtTTCCATGCGATTGTTATATTCCATTTGACTGATCAGCATTTCTAGTGGTTCAATTGATTTTACCATCGTTCTTATTATATGATTGCAGAACACCAGTAGATGGACCAACACCAAGTCACCATAGCAACAATATGGGAAATCGTCAGGGTGACAGAAGTAACGTGGTCCTTGGTGTAGAAGGGCAGGTCTTCCTACCACCAGACAACGATGACCACTTCACTGACAATTCACAAACTCATAAACGCAAATTAATCGATACCTGTGAAATAGTTTACGACAACAAACGTATCAGTATCGGGTGTAAAGGCGTTGGTTCCGGGCTCTGTGACGTCATTGCTGACGAAGACAAGGTTTGCCTGAAACGCCAACATGATGACGGCGGAAGTCATTGCAACAATAAACGCCAGCGTCCTCAACTCTTTTTAGGTCAAAGTACCGATGATTTCGACGATATTGATGATACAATCGCCGATTCGATGAGCTATTTACACTCTTCGTTGTACGAACCATAGGGTCGTAGTCACCAATCCAAGAGCCCCTTGTTAATTCGGCACGGCCCAAACCGGGAAAAAGATCAACC
This region includes:
- the LOC117338797 gene encoding uncharacterized protein LOC117338797, which gives rise to MVKSTTSESLDEAFQQRLTIIDEPWLTGCRLAETRLSRRDQHVPRHGQRRPSSEVRNKVKSRRPLPENKPEQNESTANERKRLFQFDGDQVHQCIQPAFDTPKRSRGSTYGKYPSSDVICPQRGHTRTPVDGPTPSHHSNNMGNRQGDRSNVVLGVEGQVFLPPDNDDHFTDNSQTHKRKLIDTCEIVYDNKRISIGCKGVGSGLCDVIADEDKVCLKRQHDDGGSHCNNKRQRPQLFLGQSTDDFDDIDDTIADSMSYLHSSLYEP